In Niveispirillum cyanobacteriorum, the following proteins share a genomic window:
- a CDS encoding Crp/Fnr family transcriptional regulator: MSVCSALEADELKRLADILVSVKVDAGHTLFAEGDGADTLFNVTAGTMKLYKLLPDGRRQITGFLLPGDFLGLSINDTYAYSAESVTPATLCRFPRRRLEGLLEDYPKMQRRLFAMASSELAAAQDQMLLLGRKNAKERIASFLLMLSERAKRRGYAENPVHVPMSRSDIADYLGLTTETVSRTFTQLKTSRAISLLEGGKVRLNDMETLQELAEGA, encoded by the coding sequence ATGTCGGTCTGCTCCGCCCTGGAAGCGGACGAGCTGAAGCGGCTGGCCGATATCCTGGTGTCGGTCAAGGTCGACGCCGGCCACACCCTGTTCGCAGAGGGAGATGGGGCCGACACCCTGTTCAATGTCACCGCCGGCACCATGAAGCTTTACAAGCTGCTGCCCGATGGCCGGCGACAGATCACGGGCTTCCTGTTGCCCGGTGATTTCCTGGGCCTGTCGATCAACGATACCTATGCCTATTCGGCGGAGTCGGTGACGCCGGCCACGCTCTGCCGTTTCCCCCGCCGCCGCCTGGAAGGGCTGCTGGAAGATTATCCCAAGATGCAGCGCCGCCTGTTCGCCATGGCGTCCAGCGAGCTGGCGGCAGCGCAAGATCAGATGCTGCTGCTGGGCCGCAAGAACGCCAAGGAGCGTATTGCGTCCTTCCTGCTGATGCTGTCGGAACGGGCCAAGCGGCGCGGCTATGCCGAAAACCCGGTGCATGTACCGATGAGCCGGTCGGACATCGCCGACTATCTGGGCCTGACGACAGAAACCGTCAGCCGCACCTTCACGCAGCTGAAGACCAGCCGCGCCATCTCTCTTCTGGAAGGCGGCAAGGTCCGCCTGAACGACATGGAGACCTTGCAGGAACTGGCCGAAGGGGCGTGA
- a CDS encoding ligand-binding sensor domain-containing protein: MSRARLVLAGLLLACLAGILPVAGADADPWGDFPSMGFTDLTVADGLPNDTISAVAQDKAGLIWIGTFAGLARYDGYRLHQWDSDPDDPDRLPEIYVRSLLPLSDGGMLIGTGAAGLVRYDATTDQFQRISAQDGPGARLYSMMPARDGAGDAAWIAADDGLFLWRAADNILRPVPLRDAAGQPLNPKLFAVLEEPNGDLWVGGMGGLLRRRAGEAHFTPIKATGPAADTVNTEIWVIHRDREGRLWLGSGDAGVAYLMPDGTAHAVAGLTGPEGLAGRRTIRSMVEVPGKGLWIATDGAGLIILDPTTGRLRQVRHDPVLQGSLNGDRLRHVMLDRTGNVWLSTDQGVERYDPHASRMRVVPATPLSPMALSNPEVYTAHTDTRSRVWLGLANGDVDVLDLGAGRIDRLRLPPPNNGRDVRALVPLPDGHLLAAARGVAAIDPVTMTITPSAIPCLEGQIINVMIAKGQEIIAGSFDGLSRFNIGTGECQRFRHDAADPKSLPNDNVRSLTMLGDGRLVVGTAGGLAVTDGRGGFRNHRPDAGDPNSLSHAYVTGIAEDRHGRLWLSTAGGGLVVTDVEDLGGKPRFRSIRRRNGLPHDNIGGLGIDDKGRVWFTTPSRVGMLDPQSGRFTLLGERDGATLKFYVIRDIAKGPGGQMLLGGLGGLTVLDPDDDTAPPPAAVLRVTGLEINHRELPPALLPETGRRLSLDAAQRNLTLAFSLLDYRAPGDLRYRHRLDGFDQGWLDSGTRAPGASYTNLPAGDYTLRVEASQAGQDAPLATLSLPISIAPHWYETLWARLGLGILTILSVFGIVQARTGALHRQRSRLEAEIADRTRDLVAANARLDMLASTDPLTGLLNRRRFMELAAAEQLRAGRHQRPLSLLLIDLDHFKRVNDQHGHRMGDAVLRTAAAILSGAIRGSDLAARFGGEELVLLLPETDLAGAAGMAERLRQAFATTTTSLDGKDVRVTASLGVAAWRGPGESLDALIHRADQALYAAKHAGRDKVMVAAGVQPG; encoded by the coding sequence TTGTCGCGTGCCAGGCTGGTCCTGGCCGGTCTGCTGTTGGCGTGCCTGGCCGGGATACTACCCGTGGCCGGGGCGGATGCAGACCCGTGGGGTGATTTCCCATCAATGGGGTTCACCGATCTGACAGTGGCCGACGGGCTTCCCAACGATACGATCAGTGCGGTGGCCCAGGACAAGGCCGGCCTGATCTGGATCGGCACCTTCGCGGGCCTAGCCCGTTATGACGGTTATCGCCTACATCAATGGGACAGCGACCCGGACGATCCCGACCGTTTGCCGGAGATTTATGTGCGGTCGCTTCTGCCCCTGTCGGATGGAGGCATGCTGATTGGCACGGGGGCCGCCGGTCTGGTCCGGTATGATGCCACCACCGACCAGTTCCAGCGGATCAGCGCACAGGACGGGCCCGGCGCCCGCCTCTATTCCATGATGCCTGCCCGCGACGGGGCGGGGGATGCTGCCTGGATCGCCGCCGATGACGGGCTTTTCCTGTGGCGGGCTGCCGACAATATCCTGCGCCCGGTACCGTTACGGGATGCTGCGGGGCAGCCATTGAACCCCAAACTGTTCGCCGTGCTGGAAGAACCCAATGGCGACCTGTGGGTGGGGGGCATGGGTGGCCTGCTGCGCCGGCGCGCGGGCGAGGCGCATTTCACACCCATCAAGGCGACAGGTCCCGCTGCCGACACCGTGAACACGGAAATCTGGGTCATTCACCGCGACCGGGAGGGCCGGTTATGGCTGGGGTCCGGGGATGCCGGTGTCGCCTATCTGATGCCGGACGGCACCGCCCATGCCGTGGCGGGCCTGACCGGACCTGAAGGGTTGGCCGGGCGGCGGACCATCCGGTCGATGGTGGAGGTACCGGGCAAGGGACTATGGATCGCCACCGACGGTGCCGGCTTGATCATCCTTGACCCCACCACAGGCCGGTTGCGGCAGGTGCGCCATGACCCCGTCCTGCAGGGCAGCCTGAATGGCGACCGGCTGCGCCATGTGATGCTGGATCGGACGGGAAATGTCTGGCTGTCCACGGATCAGGGGGTGGAGCGGTATGATCCGCATGCCAGCCGGATGCGGGTGGTGCCGGCCACGCCGCTTTCGCCAATGGCCCTGTCCAATCCCGAAGTCTACACCGCCCATACCGACACGCGCTCCAGGGTCTGGCTGGGTCTGGCCAATGGCGACGTCGATGTGCTGGATCTGGGCGCCGGTCGTATCGACCGGCTGCGCCTGCCGCCGCCCAACAATGGCCGCGATGTCCGCGCCCTGGTGCCGCTGCCCGACGGACACCTGCTGGCCGCCGCGCGCGGTGTGGCCGCCATCGATCCGGTCACCATGACCATCACCCCGTCGGCCATCCCCTGTCTGGAAGGACAGATCATCAATGTGATGATCGCGAAGGGGCAGGAGATAATCGCCGGCAGCTTCGACGGGCTGAGCCGTTTCAACATCGGTACGGGCGAGTGCCAGCGCTTCCGCCATGATGCTGCCGACCCCAAAAGCCTGCCCAACGACAATGTCCGCTCCCTGACCATGCTGGGTGACGGAAGGCTGGTGGTGGGTACCGCCGGTGGTCTGGCCGTCACCGACGGGCGGGGCGGCTTCCGCAACCATCGGCCCGATGCCGGTGATCCCAACAGCCTGTCGCATGCCTATGTTACCGGCATCGCGGAGGACCGGCATGGACGGCTGTGGCTGTCCACCGCGGGCGGCGGGCTGGTGGTGACGGATGTGGAGGATCTGGGGGGTAAGCCCCGCTTCCGGTCCATCCGCCGCCGCAACGGCCTGCCCCATGACAATATCGGCGGCCTGGGCATTGATGATAAGGGGCGCGTCTGGTTCACCACCCCGTCGCGCGTCGGCATGCTGGACCCGCAATCGGGCCGTTTCACCCTGTTGGGCGAACGTGATGGCGCCACCCTGAAATTCTACGTGATCCGTGATATCGCCAAGGGGCCAGGCGGACAGATGCTGCTGGGCGGGCTGGGCGGGCTGACCGTCCTGGACCCCGATGATGATACCGCACCGCCACCCGCCGCCGTGCTGCGCGTCACGGGCTTGGAGATCAATCATCGGGAGCTGCCGCCGGCCCTGTTGCCGGAAACGGGGCGCCGCCTGTCGCTGGATGCCGCCCAGCGCAACCTGACCCTGGCCTTCTCCCTTCTGGATTACCGCGCGCCGGGCGATCTGCGCTACCGCCACCGGCTGGACGGTTTCGACCAGGGCTGGCTGGATAGCGGCACCCGCGCGCCGGGCGCCAGCTACACCAACCTGCCCGCCGGTGACTATACTTTGCGGGTGGAGGCATCGCAGGCGGGACAGGACGCGCCGCTGGCCACCTTGTCCCTACCGATCTCCATCGCGCCGCATTGGTATGAAACGCTGTGGGCACGGCTGGGACTGGGGATACTGACCATCCTGTCGGTGTTCGGCATCGTGCAGGCACGTACCGGGGCCCTGCACCGGCAGCGCAGCCGGCTGGAAGCAGAGATCGCGGACCGCACCCGTGATCTGGTGGCCGCCAATGCACGGCTGGACATGCTGGCCAGCACCGACCCGCTGACCGGCCTTCTGAACCGCCGCCGTTTCATGGAACTGGCCGCCGCCGAACAGTTGCGGGCGGGGCGGCATCAGCGCCCTTTGTCGCTGCTGCTGATCGACCTGGATCATTTCAAGCGGGTGAACGACCAGCATGGGCATCGCATGGGCGATGCGGTTCTGCGCACCGCCGCCGCCATCCTGTCAGGGGCCATCCGGGGGTCGGACCTTGCCGCCCGTTTCGGGGGGGAGGAACTGGTGCTGCTGCTGCCGGAAACCGATCTGGCAGGGGCAGCGGGCATGGCAGAACGCCTGCGCCAAGCGTTCGCCACCACCACCACCAGCCTGGATGGCAAGGATGTGCGGGTGACGGCCAGCCTCGGCGTGGCGGCCTGGCGTG
- a CDS encoding NAD(P)H-dependent flavin oxidoreductase, protein MTARHHLDQLWSRGRDYLGTDLAIMGGAMTWVSDRALVAAISNAGGFGVIASGSMSPDLLRDEIRGTQALTTKPFGVNLITLHPQLDQLVQVCLEEKVGHIVLAGGLPPATAIKAARDGGAKVMCFAPALVIAKKLIRSGADAIVIEGSEAGGHIGPVSTSVLAQEILPEIRDVPVFVAGGIGRGEAIVSYLEMGAAGVQLGTRFVCASECRAHPKFKQAFIRGSARDAVASVALDSRFPVIPVRALQNEGTKRFMDKQREVIARFDAGELDQKEAQLEIEHYWAGALRRAVIDGDVENGSLMAGQSVGMVTKEQPVAEILADLLSQAEAAVAARRGAAA, encoded by the coding sequence ATGACCGCTCGCCATCATCTGGATCAGCTCTGGTCGCGGGGCCGTGATTATCTGGGGACCGACCTTGCCATCATGGGTGGGGCCATGACCTGGGTGTCGGACCGGGCGCTGGTGGCGGCCATTTCGAATGCCGGCGGCTTCGGCGTTATCGCGTCGGGGTCCATGTCCCCTGACTTGCTGCGCGATGAGATCCGGGGCACCCAGGCCCTGACGACCAAGCCGTTCGGCGTGAACCTGATCACCCTGCATCCGCAGCTGGATCAACTGGTGCAGGTTTGCCTGGAAGAGAAGGTGGGCCATATCGTGCTGGCCGGCGGTTTGCCGCCCGCCACCGCCATAAAGGCGGCGCGCGATGGCGGGGCCAAGGTCATGTGCTTTGCCCCGGCCCTGGTCATCGCCAAGAAGCTGATCCGTAGTGGTGCCGACGCTATCGTGATCGAGGGCAGTGAGGCCGGCGGCCATATCGGGCCTGTCTCCACCTCCGTCCTGGCCCAGGAAATCCTGCCGGAAATCCGCGATGTGCCCGTCTTCGTGGCCGGCGGCATCGGGCGGGGGGAGGCCATTGTCTCCTACCTGGAGATGGGGGCCGCTGGCGTGCAACTGGGCACCCGTTTCGTCTGCGCCAGCGAATGCCGGGCGCATCCGAAATTCAAGCAGGCCTTCATCCGAGGCAGTGCGCGTGATGCGGTGGCCAGCGTGGCACTGGACAGCCGTTTCCCCGTCATCCCCGTCCGCGCACTGCAGAATGAAGGCACCAAGCGCTTCATGGATAAGCAGCGCGAAGTGATCGCGCGCTTCGATGCCGGCGAGTTGGACCAAAAGGAAGCCCAGCTGGAGATCGAGCATTACTGGGCCGGTGCGCTGCGCCGTGCGGTCATTGATGGCGATGTCGAGAACGGGTCGTTGATGGCCGGGCAGTCGGTGGGCATGGTCACCAAGGAACAGCCCGTGGCCGAAATCCTCGCCGACCTTCTGTCGCAGGCCGAAGCCGCCGTGGCGGCACGACGGGGTGCGGCGGCCTGA
- a CDS encoding helix-turn-helix domain-containing protein produces the protein MPHELYSLTLSPAQCRAARGLLDWSQEQLAQASGLSRSTVRDFESGRHEPHRGSLVLLLQTLAEQGVELVAAVDGAGEGVRFRV, from the coding sequence GTGCCGCATGAACTTTATTCACTGACGCTTTCGCCCGCGCAATGCCGGGCAGCGCGCGGCCTGCTGGACTGGAGCCAGGAACAGCTGGCCCAGGCGTCAGGCCTGTCGCGCAGCACTGTCCGCGACTTCGAAAGCGGCCGGCATGAGCCGCACCGGGGCAGCCTTGTCCTGCTGTTGCAGACGCTGGCGGAACAGGGCGTGGAACTGGTCGCGGCGGTGGATGGGGCGGGCGAGGGGGTGCGGTTCAGGGTGTGA
- the ybaL gene encoding YbaL family putative K(+) efflux transporter produces MHDVPLITMIVAALALAFIFGAIAQKLKISPLVGYLLAGVIIGPGTPGYVADMNLAPQLAEIGVILLMFGVGLHFSVKDLMSVKAIAIPGAIGQIGLATLMGMGLSWALGWSIGAGLVFGLALSVASTVVLLRALQERRLVESKRGRIAIGWLIVEDLAMVLALVLLPALAGLLGDKAGAEGAAAAAPALSGSDLITVIAITLGKVAAFVALMLVVGKRVIPWVLHEVAHSGSRELFRLAVLAIALGVAYGAATLFGVSFALGAFFAGMVLSGSPLSHRAAEESLPLRDAFAVLFFVSVGMMFDPAILIERPLPVLATVLIIVFGKSIAAYLIVLAFGHPRSTALTISASLAQIGEFSFILAALGVNLGLLPQEGQDLVLVGAILSILMNPVMFTLIDKFGHRLEPGGGDAIVPAAVVEPTREPIPPTSLTGHAIIIGHGRVGSLISAKLKEEGVPFLVVEDNQKRIDSLREQGVEVVVGNAVVPEVLSALNLSAARLMFIAIPGSFEAGQIIRQTRVANPGLSIIARAHADEEVVYLTQNGASTVVMGERETARGMIAEGLVALTPKAPIAPPEPPPADIDAEPKPA; encoded by the coding sequence ATGCATGATGTGCCCCTGATTACAATGATTGTCGCGGCCCTGGCGCTGGCGTTCATTTTCGGGGCCATCGCGCAGAAGCTAAAAATCTCTCCCCTGGTCGGCTATCTGCTGGCCGGTGTGATCATCGGGCCGGGGACGCCGGGTTATGTCGCCGACATGAACCTGGCGCCGCAGTTGGCGGAAATCGGCGTCATCCTGCTGATGTTCGGGGTGGGGCTGCATTTCTCGGTCAAGGACCTGATGTCGGTGAAGGCCATCGCCATTCCCGGCGCCATTGGTCAGATCGGCCTTGCCACCCTGATGGGCATGGGCCTGTCCTGGGCGCTAGGCTGGAGCATCGGGGCCGGGCTGGTCTTCGGTCTGGCCCTGTCGGTCGCCTCCACTGTGGTTCTGCTGCGCGCGCTGCAGGAGCGGCGACTGGTGGAAAGCAAGCGGGGCCGCATCGCCATCGGCTGGCTGATCGTCGAGGATCTGGCCATGGTCCTGGCCCTGGTGTTGCTGCCGGCCCTGGCCGGGCTGCTGGGTGACAAGGCCGGGGCCGAGGGGGCAGCCGCCGCGGCACCTGCGCTCAGCGGGTCCGACCTGATCACGGTCATCGCCATCACGCTGGGCAAGGTGGCGGCCTTCGTCGCCCTGATGCTGGTGGTGGGCAAGCGCGTCATCCCCTGGGTCCTGCATGAGGTCGCGCATAGTGGTTCACGCGAGCTGTTCCGGCTGGCGGTGCTGGCCATTGCGCTGGGCGTGGCCTATGGGGCGGCAACCCTGTTCGGTGTGTCCTTTGCGCTGGGTGCCTTCTTCGCGGGCATGGTCCTGTCGGGATCGCCCCTGTCCCACCGCGCGGCGGAGGAATCGCTGCCGCTGCGTGACGCCTTCGCGGTGCTGTTCTTTGTGTCGGTCGGCATGATGTTCGATCCGGCCATCCTGATCGAACGGCCGCTGCCCGTGCTGGCCACGGTCCTGATCATCGTGTTCGGCAAGTCGATTGCTGCCTACCTGATCGTGCTGGCCTTCGGTCATCCCCGCAGTACCGCGCTGACCATCTCTGCCTCGCTGGCGCAGATCGGTGAATTCTCCTTCATCCTGGCGGCGCTGGGCGTCAATCTGGGCCTGCTGCCGCAGGAAGGGCAGGATCTGGTGCTGGTCGGCGCCATCCTGTCGATCTTGATGAACCCCGTGATGTTTACCCTGATCGACAAGTTCGGCCACCGGCTGGAACCCGGCGGCGGCGACGCCATCGTCCCCGCCGCCGTGGTGGAGCCGACGCGCGAGCCGATCCCGCCCACCAGCCTGACCGGTCATGCCATCATCATCGGCCATGGACGGGTCGGCAGCCTGATTTCCGCCAAGCTGAAGGAAGAGGGTGTGCCCTTCCTGGTGGTGGAGGATAATCAGAAGCGCATCGACAGCCTGCGTGAGCAGGGGGTGGAAGTGGTGGTGGGCAATGCCGTGGTGCCGGAGGTTCTATCCGCCCTGAACCTGTCCGCCGCCCGCCTGATGTTCATTGCCATCCCCGGCTCATTCGAGGCAGGACAGATCATCCGCCAGACGCGGGTGGCCAATCCTGGCCTGTCGATCATCGCCCGCGCCCATGCCGACGAGGAAGTGGTCTATCTGACCCAGAACGGCGCCAGCACCGTCGTGATGGGGGAACGCGAAACGGCGCGCGGCATGATCGCGGAGGGGCTGGTGGCTCTGACGCCTAAGGCCCCGATCGCCCCGCCGGAACCCCCGCCTGCCGATATCGACGCCGAACCGAAGCCGGCGTAA
- the ubiG gene encoding bifunctional 2-polyprenyl-6-hydroxyphenol methylase/3-demethylubiquinol 3-O-methyltransferase UbiG, giving the protein MNAAAQTQPRTTVDPAEIERFSRIAAEWWDPAGKFRPLHKFNPVRLAWLRDVICKAHDRDPHAPRPLDGIRILDVGCGGGLLSEPLARLGATVTGIDAAEKNVKTAAAHATETGVTVDYRATTAEDLAAAGEQFDVVLAMEIVEHVADVDLFVRTVAGLARPGGLVFMATLNRTTKSFLFGIVAAEYVLRWLPRGTHDWKRFLKPSELTGTLRRAGVGVREVTGVAYNPISDRFSLAAKDLDVNYMLWGTRG; this is encoded by the coding sequence ATGAACGCCGCCGCACAGACCCAGCCCCGCACCACCGTCGATCCGGCAGAGATCGAACGGTTCAGCCGTATCGCCGCCGAATGGTGGGACCCGGCGGGCAAGTTCCGGCCGCTGCACAAGTTCAATCCCGTGCGTCTGGCCTGGCTGCGCGATGTGATCTGCAAGGCGCATGATCGCGACCCGCATGCCCCCCGTCCCCTGGACGGTATCCGCATCCTGGATGTGGGCTGCGGCGGCGGGCTGCTGTCGGAACCGCTGGCCCGGCTGGGTGCGACGGTCACGGGCATCGATGCAGCAGAAAAGAATGTGAAGACGGCGGCGGCACACGCCACCGAAACCGGCGTGACCGTTGATTACCGCGCCACGACGGCGGAGGATCTGGCGGCGGCAGGAGAACAGTTCGACGTGGTCCTGGCCATGGAGATTGTCGAGCATGTGGCCGATGTCGACCTGTTCGTGCGTACCGTCGCGGGGCTGGCCCGGCCGGGCGGGCTGGTCTTCATGGCCACCTTGAACCGCACCACCAAGAGTTTTCTGTTCGGCATCGTGGCAGCGGAATATGTCCTGCGCTGGCTGCCGCGCGGTACCCATGACTGGAAACGTTTCCTGAAGCCGTCGGAACTGACCGGCACCCTGCGCCGGGCGGGTGTGGGTGTGCGGGAGGTGACGGGCGTCGCCTATAACCCCATCTCCGACCGGTTCAGTCTGGCCGCCAAGGATCTCGACGTGAACTATATGCTCTGGGGTACCCGCGGTTAA
- a CDS encoding aspartate kinase: protein MARLVLKFGGTSVGDIERIKNVAKKVKQEVDAGHEVAVVVSAMSGVTNQLVDYCKQIAKVHDQAEYDAVVASGEQVTSGLLAIALQEIGIPARSWQGWQIPLIADETHGKSRIERIDTTTLSDNMSQGVVGVVAGFQGVTEKGRIATLGRGGSDTSAVALAAALKADRCDIYTDVDGVYTTDPRIVKSARKLHRVTYEEMLEMASLGAKVLQTRSVEMAMKHHVRVQVLSTFEQAAGSELPGTLVVDEDEIVEQELVSGIAYSRDEAKITLIGVEDQPGVAARIFGPLTDAAINVDMIVQNVSEDGRTTDMTFTVGKADIDRAVQVLEKSKDTLNYRRLVSDANVVKVSVIGVGMRSHAGVAQRMFKALADRGINIQVISTSEIKVSVLIAEEYTELALRSLHTAYGLDKA, encoded by the coding sequence ATGGCGCGGCTTGTCCTGAAATTCGGTGGCACCTCGGTCGGCGATATCGAGCGGATCAAGAATGTCGCTAAAAAGGTGAAACAGGAGGTCGATGCCGGGCACGAGGTGGCCGTCGTCGTCTCCGCCATGTCGGGCGTGACCAATCAGCTGGTCGATTACTGCAAGCAGATCGCCAAGGTCCATGATCAGGCCGAATATGACGCCGTCGTCGCCTCGGGCGAACAGGTGACGTCGGGCCTGCTGGCCATCGCGCTGCAGGAAATCGGCATCCCCGCCCGGTCCTGGCAGGGTTGGCAGATCCCGCTGATCGCCGATGAGACGCATGGCAAGTCCCGGATTGAGCGGATCGACACCACCACCCTGTCCGACAACATGTCCCAGGGCGTGGTTGGCGTTGTCGCCGGCTTCCAGGGCGTGACGGAAAAGGGCCGGATCGCGACCTTGGGCCGTGGCGGGTCTGATACCTCGGCGGTGGCGCTGGCTGCGGCCTTGAAAGCCGACCGCTGCGACATTTATACGGATGTCGACGGCGTCTATACGACCGACCCCCGCATCGTGAAGTCGGCGCGCAAGCTGCACCGCGTCACGTATGAGGAAATGCTGGAAATGGCGTCGCTGGGCGCCAAGGTCCTGCAGACAAGGTCGGTCGAGATGGCCATGAAGCACCATGTGCGGGTGCAGGTATTGTCAACTTTTGAACAGGCGGCTGGCTCCGAACTGCCCGGCACCCTGGTCGTGGACGAGGATGAGATCGTGGAACAGGAACTGGTCAGCGGCATCGCCTATAGCCGGGACGAGGCGAAGATCACCCTGATTGGCGTGGAAGACCAGCCGGGCGTGGCCGCCCGCATCTTCGGGCCCCTGACGGACGCCGCCATCAATGTCGACATGATCGTGCAGAACGTGTCCGAAGATGGCCGTACCACCGACATGACCTTTACGGTCGGCAAGGCCGATATCGACCGCGCGGTCCAGGTGCTGGAAAAGTCCAAGGACACGCTGAACTATCGCCGTCTGGTCTCCGACGCGAACGTCGTGAAGGTGTCGGTGATCGGCGTTGGCATGCGCTCCCACGCTGGCGTCGCCCAGCGCATGTTCAAGGCGCTGGCCGACCGTGGCATCAATATCCAGGTTATCAGCACCAGCGAGATCAAGGTCTCCGTCCTGATCGCCGAGGAATATACTGAACTGGCCCTGCGCTCCCTGCACACGGCCTATGGTCTCGATAAGGCATAA
- a CDS encoding class I SAM-dependent rRNA methyltransferase has product MTDIPAATAPAMTTDTPTQAPKPASLPVIRIQSGRHKRAQHGHPWVYSNEVDMDKAAKALPAGSIVRVTDAGGATLGLAAFNPHSLICARFLTRDPAEAIDTAFFVRRIRRALEIRERLYDRPFYRLIHAESDGLPALIIDRYGDIVVVQANNVAMDRRLPMILAALDEVLNPSAIVLRNDSTARSYEGLAEEVKVVKGSVQGLIPLEENGATFFADLSEGQKTGWFFDQRDNRSFIANLCQGRSVVDFYTYAGGFGVLAAKRGASHVTLVDRSALSLSIAMKAAEANGVADRVTAEKGDAFNLMDQWVAEGRTFEVVIADPPAFVKSKKDLAVGSRAYRRMTKAAARLVAPGGMLLVASCSHNMEPPLFHTEVARGLGEAGRQGRILRFAGAGSDHPVHPLLPETQYLKAMVFALD; this is encoded by the coding sequence ATGACCGACATCCCCGCCGCGACGGCCCCCGCCATGACCACCGATACCCCGACCCAGGCCCCTAAGCCAGCTTCCCTGCCCGTGATCCGCATCCAGTCGGGCCGGCATAAGCGCGCGCAGCATGGCCATCCCTGGGTCTATTCCAACGAAGTGGACATGGACAAGGCGGCCAAGGCGCTGCCGGCGGGGTCTATTGTCCGCGTCACCGATGCTGGCGGGGCCACCCTGGGTCTGGCGGCCTTCAACCCGCACAGCCTGATTTGCGCACGGTTCCTGACCCGCGATCCGGCCGAAGCCATCGACACAGCCTTTTTCGTGCGTCGCATCCGCCGCGCCCTGGAAATCCGCGAACGGCTTTATGACCGGCCCTTCTATCGTCTGATCCACGCCGAAAGCGATGGCCTGCCGGCCCTGATCATCGACCGTTATGGCGATATCGTGGTGGTGCAGGCCAACAATGTCGCCATGGACCGCCGCCTGCCCATGATCCTGGCCGCCTTGGACGAGGTGTTGAACCCGTCGGCCATCGTGCTGCGCAATGACAGCACGGCCCGCTCCTATGAGGGGTTGGCAGAGGAGGTGAAGGTGGTGAAGGGCTCTGTCCAGGGTCTGATCCCGCTGGAGGAAAACGGTGCCACCTTCTTCGCCGACCTGTCGGAAGGGCAGAAGACGGGCTGGTTCTTTGATCAGCGCGACAACCGTTCCTTCATCGCCAATCTGTGCCAGGGTCGCTCTGTGGTGGACTTCTACACCTATGCCGGCGGTTTCGGCGTACTGGCCGCCAAGCGCGGCGCATCCCATGTCACCCTGGTCGACCGTTCGGCCCTGTCGCTGTCCATCGCCATGAAGGCGGCGGAGGCCAATGGTGTGGCCGACCGGGTGACCGCCGAGAAGGGCGACGCCTTCAATCTGATGGACCAGTGGGTGGCGGAGGGCCGGACCTTCGAGGTGGTGATCGCCGACCCGCCGGCCTTCGTGAAGTCGAAGAAGGACCTGGCCGTGGGCAGCCGCGCCTATCGCCGCATGACCAAGGCCGCCGCCCGTCTGGTGGCACCGGGCGGTATGCTGCTGGTGGCTTCCTGCTCCCACAATATGGAGCCACCCTTGTTCCATACGGAGGTCGCGCGCGGCCTGGGTGAAGCCGGTCGTCAAGGCCGCATCCTGCGCTTCGCCGGTGCCGGCAGCGACCACCCCGTGCATCCGCTACTGCCGGAAACGCAGTATCTGAAGGCGATGGTCTTCGCGCTGGATTGA